The window TAGAGCCACaatccatttcttcctttctaggcCATCAGCAGTGCCTACCCTTCGTCCCGTCTGAAGGTTCTCACTATGGTTGTCAAATCGTATACCCATACCCATACACATACCCATATCCTCACCCCATTCCTGAGTGGTCTTTGGAGCATTGATCACGACTCTGCAAACCTACTCACTCGGTGTAGACAATCTCACCAGAGCGTTACAGACAGGTGGGATCTGAGCAAGCGGCAGGTTTCAGACTTCTCTGTGACAGGGGAGCCTCTCAACTCCTCTCCTCCTGAGTTCCCAGATCTGGTCACACAGCACTCCTGCCTTCCCAGTGTCCGGAGTGCCCAGGGCCAGGAGGACACAAGATGTTTTGTAGCAGAGGAGTCAATGCCCCTGAGACGACTGAGTAGCCTGGAAGGTAGGGCACACGCCAAGGGCAGCTCCTCAGGTACACCCCATCTCCAGGAAATAAGTGGTTTTGTTTGGGGCACTGAGTGGGCCCTGCTACCCCTTTTCTGTTTGCTGCCCCCAACTCAGCCAGGCTTGCTTGGGATTGTGTTCACAAACTATGAAATGTTCCAGGTTTTTCTAAGATGAGTGTCCTAGAAAAAAATGCTCAGATGTCCCACCCCTGCTGCCCACTGTATTCATCTATTTCCTGTATTACTTTTCTGTTGCTGCCATAATGCATCACCGCAAACTTGGTGGCCGCAAATAACGGAAATCTCTCACATAGTTCCGGAAGCCAGTGAGGTGTTGGTAGGGCcgaaatcaaggtgccagcagggcccACTCCATCCAGAGGCTGAGGGGACAATCTGTTGTTCCTTGTCCCCtctggcttctggtggctgctcATACTTCCTGGCATGTGACTACAATGTTCCAATCTCTCTTCCCTGGTCATATcgcctttttctcttctgtgtctaATCTCCCTTTGCCTCATTCTTGTAAGGACCTCTATGATTACATTTAGGGTCTACATGGATAGTCCAGTATAATCTctctatctcaggatccttaACTTAAAGTCTTTGCCATGTGAAGTACCACTCACAGATCCCAGGGTTGAGAGGACCTCTTGGGGGCCATTATTGAACCTATCTCACAtcgtgtgaccttggacaagtcactctACCTCTCTGAGCCACAGATCCTTCAACTGTAGAATGGAGATGTAACACTTGCCTCTCAGAGTTAATGGGAGGTTTGCGTGAGTTCAAAGAGCCCTCTGAAGTTACAAAACTCCGTACAGAACTAGAGGTGATGTTGATCACTGAGCACTCTCCCTTTTTACCTGTCCCCCCTTCTGTGGATTACTTGCTGCCTGGGCTGATCTCATATCTGTTTGCCTCTATGGCTCTAGAAATGACCACTGCCTGCCGTGGACATGGGCAAGAAGCTGGTGATGGCCCAAAAGCGGGGAGAGACTCGAGCCCTTTGCCTGGGTGTGGCCATGGTGATGTGTGCTGTCATTGCCTACTATATCCTGGGCACGACCATGCTGCCCCTCTACCAGAAAAGGTAGGGCACTCTCCTGGCCTGCTCCCATCCTCCAGCCGCTCTTCTAAGGCTCTGGTCTGCCAGGAACCCCGGTCTTCTTCATACCCCTCCCCTTGACTTCACACCAGGCAGGAAGGTCTGGACAATCATTCTTAGGGTGAAGGGTTCAAGTGCAGGGAGGGTAGGGCTGGCTGGACTCTGCTCATCGGGGGTTCTGGGACTTGGGTATAGCAGACACAGAAGGCCCTTCtcacaagaaacaaagaaggatcAGAGCAAACATCCCAGTGTGAGTTTGATCCCAGGAGAAATCAAAGGTTTTAGATTTTCATAGCTTGTCTGCACTGCTTGACTTCCCCCCTGAAACCTCCTGGTCAGGTGGGCGTCTAGCCTCCTGTTGAATGTCTCAAGTGATGGGGAGCTCAGTACGTCACTGTGCATatttcattttgggttttttctgTAAGTAGGAAATGTCTACAATGAACCAAAACCTGCTCCTGTGGAGTTCTGCTCTGGAATCTCAGAGAATGTTCCTTGCTCCCTAACATGTCAACCACTTGagcttttaaaaggaaatctGTGAAGTTCCTGATCCATTCTCTGTTTGGAATAAACATGCTCAGTTCTCTCATCCTGTTTTTTGAGGCTAAGTCTCTGACCCTCGCCTCTGGGCATGTTCCAGCTGCTGGCAACCCCTCCATCTGGTGATGTGTGTCCTGCCTGATAAACGGGAGATGAGTCACAGTTGATTCTCTGATGTGTTGATGAGCCTGTTAGTCTGACTGGGCCTGCTTCCTCCTCACTTTTTATAACCCTGGAGTGATTCCAGGTTGGAATCTTACCCAAGGGGTGATATCTAAGAGGCAAACGAACACTGATATTCTGATTCTATGGTTCTTGCCATGGGTTGGGCAACTCTGCGTTCACACTCCTTTAGTGCCGGATGCTTACGACAAGATGAGGGTCCCAGCCCTAGGTCTCTCTAAAGGGGTTCAAGCCTGGAGCCCATGTTCTGAGATACGTACATATGTGCATGGTCTCCCCAGTGTGTGGACGCAGAAATCCACGTGCCATCTGATTGAGACCAACATCAGGGagcaggaggagctggagggCAAGAAGGTGCCCCAGTACCCGTGCCTGTGGGTTAACGTGTCAGCTGTGGGCCGGTGGGCTGTGCTGTACCACACAGAGGACACTCGGGACCGGAACCAGCAGGTActgatggtggtggggggggcagcTGGGCACGTGTCCCCTTGCCCCTGGCAGGTGTGGGAGCCTCTTCCTAAGGAATCCCCATCCCTGCTCTGGAGAGTAGAGGCTAGGAAAGCTGAGCCTACTTGACAGAGTcaagtcagacagacctgggtttgaatccccaTTCTGCCACTAACTGCTGTATGTATGGCCAGGCCACTGAGCCCTTCTAAGTCACAGGTACCACCTTTGCTGAAATGCTGCTATGAAATCAGAGGCTGTGTGGTGTGCTGAGCTCCATGTCAGATGGATAGAAGGTATTTctataaagcaagtcaaatgagaGGCCAGACCCAGAGCTGAGCCCATGGAGGAGAACACCTGAGACACCCTCTCTCCCCCGGTGAAACCAGAGGCCCAGGGATGAAGCAATCTCTGGAGGCCAATCAATGCCCGGGAGATTTTCCCATCATTGCCtttccccacacacaccccaaccccccatcctATCCTTTCATATAGAAAATACAAGTTGGCTATATCCATTTAATGATTCACTCACTCATCTGGTAGTCATTGAGCACTTCCTGTGTTAGGAGCTCTGGACTCAGGAGGAGAGAGCTCATCTGGGAAATAGTATGTAGTGGGGAGGGATTGGTGCCatggagaggaacagagaaaagtATGGGGTTAAAGGTGGCAGTAACTTTTTCCAGCCAACAGTGAGGT is drawn from Vulpes vulpes isolate BD-2025 chromosome 4, VulVul3, whole genome shotgun sequence and contains these coding sequences:
- the KCNMB1 gene encoding calcium-activated potassium channel subunit beta-1 — its product is MGKKLVMAQKRGETRALCLGVAMVMCAVIAYYILGTTMLPLYQKSVWTQKSTCHLIETNIREQEELEGKKVPQYPCLWVNVSAVGRWAVLYHTEDTRDRNQQCSYIPGSLENYQVARADVEKVKAKFHEQQIFYCFSTTRENETTVLYRRLYGPQTLLFSLFWPTFLLTGGLLIIAMVKINQSLSILAAQK